From the Thermovirga lienii DSM 17291 genome, one window contains:
- a CDS encoding GCN5-related N-acetyltransferase (PFAM: Acetyltransferase (GNAT) family~InterPro IPR000182~KEGG: lpa:lpa_01688 hypothetical protein~PFAM: GCN5-related N-acetyltransferase~SPTR: Putative uncharacterized protein), with protein MKKTIAQVKDLHIKEATEEDIPIILQFIKELAEHEGLLHEVKANEDLLAEHLFGENPKARVIFGCVNDEPIAFALYFFNFSTFEGKPGVYLEDLYVKPSHRGKGVGTILLSYLAHLALQIGGGRLEWCVLTWNTKARAFYESIGAKPQDRIILNRVEGNKLMDLASTFRRLSVQD; from the coding sequence TTGAAAAAAACAATAGCCCAGGTAAAGGACCTTCATATCAAAGAGGCTACCGAAGAGGACATCCCGATAATATTGCAGTTCATCAAGGAGCTTGCCGAACATGAGGGTTTACTTCATGAGGTAAAAGCCAATGAAGATTTGCTTGCAGAACATCTGTTCGGGGAAAACCCCAAAGCACGAGTCATCTTTGGATGCGTAAATGATGAACCTATAGCTTTTGCCCTTTACTTTTTCAACTTCTCCACGTTCGAGGGAAAACCTGGAGTGTACCTTGAAGACCTGTACGTAAAACCCTCCCACAGGGGTAAAGGAGTAGGCACTATCCTTCTGTCCTACCTTGCCCATCTTGCCCTGCAGATAGGCGGTGGCCGCCTGGAATGGTGCGTCCTTACCTGGAACACAAAGGCCCGGGCTTTTTACGAATCCATAGGGGCAAAACCTCAAGACCGTATAATATTGAACCGTGTGGAAGGCAACAAGCTAATGGATCTGGCAAGCACGTTCCGCAGGTTATCAGTGCAAGATTAA
- a CDS encoding export-related chaperone CsaA (PFAM: Putative tRNA binding domain~TIGRFAM: methionyl-tRNA synthetase C-terminal region/beta chain; export-related chaperone CsaA~COGs: COG0073 EMAP domain~InterPro IPR002547: IPR008231~KEGG: bha:BH1785 chaperonin involved in protein secretion~PFAM: t-RNA-binding domain-containing protein~SPTR: CsaA protein;~TIGRFAM: export-related chaperone CsaA) — translation MLTYEDFEKVDMRVGKIIKVERNEKARKPSYKMWIDLGEELGIRQSSGQYCDNYTPEDLVNQLVICVVNFPPKRIAGFKSEVLVLGAKDQEGNVVFLKPERPVPLGERIF, via the coding sequence GTGCTTACTTATGAAGACTTCGAAAAAGTGGACATGCGCGTGGGCAAAATAATCAAAGTGGAGAGGAACGAAAAGGCACGAAAGCCCTCCTACAAGATGTGGATAGACCTGGGAGAGGAGCTGGGCATACGGCAGAGCTCAGGCCAATACTGCGACAACTATACCCCGGAAGATTTGGTGAATCAGCTTGTAATATGCGTAGTCAACTTCCCTCCAAAGAGAATAGCCGGTTTCAAGTCCGAGGTATTGGTCCTGGGCGCAAAGGATCAAGAGGGCAATGTAGTATTCTTGAAGCCAGAAAGGCCTGTTCCCCTGGGAGAACGAATATTCTAA
- a CDS encoding hypothetical protein (KEGG: shn:Shewana3_3661 TPR repeat-containing protein~SPTR: Tetratricopeptide TPR_2 repeat protein): protein MERRIPLEGDTALRKRAQELLKASETSDEVRMKWLALAEEAAREGDYLLSEYAYKKALRLRVLW from the coding sequence GTGGAGAGAAGGATACCCCTTGAAGGGGACACAGCGTTGAGGAAGAGAGCCCAAGAACTTTTGAAGGCTTCTGAAACAAGCGATGAAGTAAGGATGAAATGGCTGGCTCTTGCCGAGGAGGCGGCCAGGGAGGGTGATTATTTGCTATCTGAGTACGCGTACAAAAAGGCCTTGAGGCTGAGGGTGCTATGGTGA
- a CDS encoding sugar fermentation stimulation protein (PFAM: Sugar fermentation stimulation protein~TIGRFAM: sugar fermentation stimulation protein~COGs: COG1489 DNA-binding protein stimulates sugar fermentation~InterPro IPR005224~KEGG: hmo:HM1_3020 sugar fermentation stimulation protein~PFAM: sugar fermentation stimulation protein~SPTR: Sugar fermentation stimulation protein;~TIGRFAM: sugar fermentation stimulation protein), producing the protein MVKSAPDEQSSYSAVKGSPTRAFFLERLNRFVVLCRVGTDVVKAHLPNPGRLWELLYKDAELVLERTSASGRATDYTVVAVRTERGPVMLHTHRVNSAVAWLLARGKLIGFEDYKLKGREVTHGQHRFDLLLSGPEGEILVEVKSCTLFGELLAMFPDAPSKRAVNHVRHLGELARQGVKTAVIFAVQTPHPKFFLPDFHTDYDFARTVLAEKEHVEFLPISLEWGAEDLKLKERSNRIEIPWGVLEQECVDAGSYVSIFEIKDPKAPLGDGFYCVVERAPKDLTASMARVTRKTLMPHPTLNAIKEDLSLVGVLPIRANEDMASLQDDLAAVSPLTADGLFYFPHNPLRQKAFIDVLLKYRIGRLEQKLLNEYPGGLDGPKKCGNICT; encoded by the coding sequence ATGGTGAAGTCTGCACCCGATGAGCAAAGTTCCTACAGTGCCGTAAAGGGAAGCCCTACGAGAGCTTTTTTTCTGGAAAGGCTTAATCGATTCGTGGTCCTCTGCAGGGTAGGCACAGATGTGGTAAAAGCTCACCTTCCAAACCCTGGTAGATTGTGGGAGCTTCTTTACAAGGATGCCGAGCTTGTTTTAGAGAGAACCAGCGCTTCAGGTAGGGCTACCGATTACACGGTCGTGGCGGTAAGGACGGAAAGAGGCCCTGTAATGCTCCATACCCACAGGGTGAACAGTGCAGTTGCTTGGCTTTTGGCGAGAGGAAAACTTATCGGATTTGAGGATTACAAACTTAAGGGAAGGGAAGTTACCCATGGACAGCACAGGTTCGACTTGCTGTTAAGCGGTCCCGAAGGGGAGATTCTCGTGGAGGTTAAGTCTTGTACCCTCTTTGGCGAGCTTCTGGCCATGTTTCCCGACGCGCCGTCGAAGCGCGCGGTAAATCACGTAAGACACCTAGGAGAACTCGCCAGGCAGGGTGTAAAGACCGCCGTAATTTTCGCAGTTCAAACACCCCATCCCAAGTTTTTCCTGCCGGACTTTCATACCGATTACGATTTTGCGAGGACTGTCCTTGCAGAAAAGGAGCATGTGGAGTTTCTTCCGATCTCTTTGGAGTGGGGAGCAGAGGATCTTAAGTTGAAGGAGCGCTCCAACAGGATTGAAATCCCCTGGGGGGTGTTGGAGCAGGAGTGCGTGGACGCCGGAAGTTATGTTTCCATATTTGAGATTAAAGACCCCAAAGCCCCCCTGGGGGATGGCTTTTATTGCGTAGTTGAAAGGGCACCGAAAGATCTTACGGCATCCATGGCAAGGGTTACAAGAAAGACTCTCATGCCTCACCCAACTTTAAACGCAATAAAGGAAGACCTAAGCCTCGTGGGGGTTTTACCCATAAGGGCCAACGAGGACATGGCGTCGCTGCAAGACGACCTGGCTGCAGTTAGTCCTTTGACTGCAGATGGGCTTTTTTATTTTCCCCATAATCCTTTAAGGCAGAAGGCTTTCATAGATGTTCTACTTAAGTATAGGATTGGGCGCCTGGAACAAAAGCTTCTAAATGAATACCCTGGGGGGCTTGACGGTCCTAAAAAGTGTGGTAATATATGCACATGA